The Petropleomorpha daqingensis genome includes a window with the following:
- the hflX gene encoding GTPase HflX: protein MATPLEDPRFDTGRLDEPDDTTGSYALEERTALRRVAGLSTELADITEVEYRRLRLERVVLVGVWTEGTAADADRSLAELAALAETAGSVVLEAVSQRRSTPDAGTYVGSGKAAEIRDIVAATGADTVICDGELTPGQLNALEKILKVKVVDRTALILDIFAQHASSREGKAQVELAQMQYMLPRLRGWGESLSRQAGGRVAGGGGIGTRGPGETKIETDRRRIRARMSKLRREIAGMATARATQRAGRGRNAVPSVAIAGYTNAGKSSLLNRLTGAGVLVENALFATLDPTVRRAESPDGREYTLTDTVGFVRHLPHQLVDAFRSTLEEVAAADLLLHVVDGSDPDPLGQIQAVRTVLADIDARSVPELIVVNKVDAMTEDDVLALRQALPGAIWVSARTGHGIDQLREAVGARLPHPAIDVEVLVPYGRGDLVARMHRDGEVLSERHEEGGTRLTARVDGALAAALEEFAAPVG from the coding sequence ATGGCCACCCCCTTGGAAGACCCCCGCTTCGACACCGGCAGGCTCGACGAGCCGGACGACACCACCGGCTCGTACGCACTCGAGGAGCGCACCGCGCTCCGGCGCGTCGCCGGGCTCTCGACCGAGCTCGCCGACATCACCGAGGTCGAGTACCGCCGGCTGCGCCTGGAGCGCGTCGTGCTCGTCGGCGTCTGGACGGAGGGGACGGCGGCCGACGCGGACCGCTCCCTCGCCGAGCTCGCCGCCCTCGCCGAGACGGCCGGCTCCGTCGTCCTCGAGGCGGTCAGCCAGCGCCGCTCCACGCCCGATGCCGGCACCTACGTCGGCTCCGGCAAGGCGGCGGAGATCCGCGACATCGTCGCGGCCACCGGCGCCGACACCGTGATCTGCGACGGCGAGCTCACCCCGGGTCAGCTCAACGCGCTCGAGAAGATCCTCAAGGTCAAGGTCGTCGACCGGACGGCGCTGATCCTCGACATCTTCGCCCAGCACGCCAGCAGCCGGGAGGGCAAGGCCCAGGTCGAGCTGGCCCAGATGCAGTACATGCTGCCGCGGCTGCGCGGCTGGGGTGAGTCTCTGTCCCGGCAGGCAGGCGGCCGGGTCGCCGGCGGTGGCGGCATCGGTACCCGCGGTCCGGGTGAGACGAAGATCGAGACCGACCGGCGGCGGATCCGCGCCCGCATGAGCAAGCTGCGCCGCGAGATCGCCGGCATGGCCACCGCCCGGGCGACCCAGCGGGCCGGCCGCGGCCGCAACGCCGTCCCGAGCGTGGCGATCGCCGGGTACACCAACGCCGGGAAGTCCAGCCTGCTCAACCGGCTGACCGGCGCGGGCGTGCTGGTCGAGAACGCGCTGTTCGCCACCCTCGACCCGACCGTGCGCCGGGCCGAGTCGCCGGACGGCCGCGAGTACACGCTCACCGACACCGTCGGCTTCGTCCGGCACCTGCCGCACCAGCTGGTCGACGCGTTCCGCTCGACGCTGGAGGAGGTCGCCGCCGCCGACCTGCTGCTGCACGTGGTCGACGGCTCCGACCCCGACCCGCTCGGCCAGATCCAGGCCGTGCGCACGGTGCTGGCCGACATCGACGCCCGGTCGGTGCCCGAGCTGATCGTCGTCAACAAGGTCGACGCGATGACCGAGGACGATGTGCTGGCCCTGCGGCAGGCGCTGCCGGGCGCGATCTGGGTCTCGGCGCGGACCGGGCACGGCATCGACCAGCTGCGCGAGGCGGTCGGCGCCCGGCTGCCGCATCCGGCGATCGACGTCGAGGTGCTCGTGCCCTACGGGCGGGGCGATCTGGTCGCGCGCATGCACCGGGACGGCGAGGTGCTCTCCGAACGGCACGAGGAGGGCGGCACGCGGCTGACCGCCCGCGTCGACGGGGCGCTGGCGGCGGCCCTCGAGGAGTTCGCCGCGCCGGTCGGCTGA
- the lexA gene encoding transcriptional repressor LexA — MATSRGTSGGRRSSGETTTSETTAAVRALPDRTDAGDGLTQRQRRVLEVIRDSIERRGYPPSVREIGEAVGLSSASSVAHQLSVLQKKGWLRRDPNRPRALDVRLPGEQSVAAATTAVPAGDDAVPAPTYVPLVGRIAAGGPVLAEQAVEDVFPLPRELVGEGTLFMLKVVGDSMVEAAICDGDWVVIRQQQHAEQGEIVAAMIDGEATVKTYKRRDGHVWLLPHNPAYEPIPGDDATILGRVVSVLRRV; from the coding sequence GTGGCGACCAGCAGGGGGACGTCGGGCGGACGCCGGAGCTCCGGCGAGACGACGACGAGCGAGACCACGGCCGCGGTCCGGGCCCTCCCCGACCGCACCGACGCCGGCGACGGCCTCACCCAGCGGCAGCGCCGCGTGCTCGAGGTCATCCGCGACTCCATCGAGCGCCGCGGTTACCCGCCCTCGGTGCGCGAGATCGGCGAGGCGGTCGGGCTGTCCTCGGCCTCCTCGGTCGCCCACCAGCTCTCGGTGCTGCAGAAGAAGGGCTGGCTACGCCGCGACCCCAACCGGCCGCGCGCCCTCGACGTCCGCCTGCCCGGTGAGCAGTCCGTCGCCGCCGCCACGACCGCGGTGCCGGCCGGCGACGACGCCGTGCCCGCCCCCACCTACGTGCCGCTCGTCGGCCGGATCGCCGCCGGTGGGCCGGTGCTCGCCGAGCAGGCGGTGGAGGACGTCTTCCCGCTCCCGCGCGAACTGGTCGGCGAGGGGACGCTGTTCATGCTCAAGGTGGTCGGCGACTCGATGGTCGAGGCGGCCATCTGCGACGGCGACTGGGTCGTGATCCGGCAGCAGCAGCACGCCGAGCAGGGCGAGATCGTCGCGGCCATGATCGACGGCGAGGCGACGGTCAAGACCTACAAGCGCCGCGACGGGCACGTGTGGCTGCTGCCGCACAACCCGGCGTACGAGCCCATCCCGGGCGACGACGCGACCATCCTGGGCCGGGTCGTCAGCGTCCTGCGCCGGGTCTGA
- the nrdR gene encoding transcriptional regulator NrdR: MIAVRCPFCHNPDSRVIDSREADEGATTRRRRSCPGCGRRFTTVEEAVLAVVKRSGVSEPFNRSKVVAGVRRACQGRPVDEDQLQKLAQQVEDAIRATGVAEVPSHEVGLSILRPLRELDEVAYLRFASVYRAFDSLEDFEKEIDELRSRHLPGGTPPLPGMQPDLPPSRRRGGRSSAGTAAGT, from the coding sequence GTGATCGCCGTGCGGTGCCCGTTCTGCCACAACCCCGACAGCCGGGTCATCGACTCGCGGGAGGCCGACGAGGGAGCGACCACCCGGCGGCGTCGTTCCTGCCCCGGCTGCGGGCGGCGGTTCACCACCGTCGAGGAGGCGGTGCTCGCCGTCGTCAAGCGCAGCGGGGTCAGCGAGCCGTTCAACCGGTCCAAGGTCGTCGCCGGCGTGCGGCGTGCCTGCCAGGGACGGCCCGTGGACGAGGACCAGCTGCAGAAGCTCGCCCAGCAGGTGGAGGACGCGATCCGCGCCACCGGCGTGGCCGAGGTCCCCAGCCACGAGGTGGGGCTGTCCATCCTGCGGCCGCTGCGCGAGCTCGACGAGGTGGCCTACCTCCGCTTCGCCAGCGTCTACCGCGCCTTCGACTCGCTCGAGGACTTCGAGAAGGAGATCGACGAGCTCCGGAGCCGGCACCTGCCGGGCGGCACGCCGCCGCTGCCGGGCATGCAGCCCGACCTCCCGCCGTCCCGCCGCCGCGGCGGGCGGAGCTCGGCCGGCACCGCCGCCGGCACCTGA
- a CDS encoding vitamin B12-dependent ribonucleotide reductase, whose protein sequence is MTETDDRLSSGRARRGGKAPARGKGLKVKRVFTTPGVHPYDEVTWERRDVVMTNWRDGSINFEQRGVEFPSEWSINATNIVTTKYFRGAVGSPQRENSLRQLIDRVVLTYGAAGREHGYFATEGDAEIFEHELTWMLLHQYFSFNSPVWFNVGTSAPQQVSACFILAVDDTMDSILNWYREEGLIFKGGSGAGLNLSRIRSSKELLSSGGTASGPVSFMRGADASAGTIKSGGATRRAAKMVVLDIDHPDIEEFIETKAREEDKIRALRDAGYDMDLGGKDITSVQYQNANNSVRVSDEFMRAVEDGTEFGLRARQDGAVIETVDAKDLFRKVTQAAWECADPGIQYDDTINDWHTNPETGRINASNPCSEYMSLDNSSCNLASLNLMKFLKADGTFDSKNFVKAVELVITAMDISICFADFPTEPIGETTRAYRQLGIGYANLGALLMATGHAYDSRGGQTLAAAITSLMTGTAYRRSAELAGIVGAYDGYARNADAHARVMRKHAAANDAIRPVGADDADVLKAATAEWQECLAIGADNGWRNAQASVLAPTGTIGFMMDCDTTGIEPDFSLVKFKKLVGGGSMQIVNQTVPRALKSLGYQGEQIEAIVEFIAEHGHVVNAPSLRPEHYEVFDCAMGERAISPMGHVRMMAAVQPFISGAISKTVNMPESATVEDVENIYFQGWKLGLKALAIYRDNCKVGQPLSDAKAKKASSEGGAEVKAEAPAALSHPVRKRLPKKRTSVTTSFSVAGAEGYMTAGMYEDGSLGEVFLKLGKQGSTLAGVMDAFSIALSIALQHGVPLETYIQKFTNMRFEPAGMTDDPDIRIAQSVMDYIFRRLALDHLPVDTRATLGIFSAEERAAQVAGTYGGSASTADVVEEEVDLEALRGSAPTDERKPEAGSSKAAEKPIKEAHSSAELLELVTGTATDAPLCMTCGTKMRPAGSCYVCEGCGSTSGCS, encoded by the coding sequence ATGACCGAGACCGATGACCGCCTGTCCTCCGGCCGCGCCCGCCGCGGGGGCAAGGCGCCAGCCCGGGGGAAGGGCCTGAAGGTCAAGCGCGTCTTCACCACGCCTGGTGTGCACCCGTACGACGAGGTGACCTGGGAGCGCCGCGACGTCGTCATGACCAACTGGCGTGACGGCTCGATCAACTTCGAGCAGCGCGGCGTGGAGTTCCCCTCCGAGTGGAGCATCAACGCGACCAACATCGTCACCACGAAGTACTTCCGTGGTGCCGTCGGCAGCCCGCAGCGCGAGAACAGCCTGCGCCAGCTCATCGACCGGGTGGTGCTCACCTACGGTGCGGCCGGCCGCGAGCACGGCTACTTCGCCACCGAGGGCGACGCCGAGATCTTCGAGCACGAGCTGACGTGGATGCTGCTGCACCAGTACTTCAGCTTCAACTCGCCGGTCTGGTTCAACGTCGGCACGAGCGCGCCGCAGCAGGTCAGCGCCTGCTTCATCCTCGCCGTCGACGACACGATGGACTCGATCCTGAACTGGTACCGGGAAGAGGGCCTGATCTTCAAGGGCGGCTCGGGCGCCGGCCTCAACCTCTCCCGCATCCGCTCCTCGAAGGAGCTGCTCTCCTCCGGTGGCACCGCCTCGGGCCCGGTCAGCTTCATGCGCGGGGCCGACGCCTCCGCCGGGACCATCAAGTCCGGTGGCGCCACCCGCCGTGCGGCCAAGATGGTCGTCCTCGACATCGACCACCCCGACATCGAGGAGTTCATCGAGACCAAGGCGCGCGAGGAGGACAAGATCCGCGCGCTGCGCGACGCCGGGTACGACATGGACCTCGGCGGCAAGGACATCACCAGCGTCCAGTACCAGAACGCCAACAACTCGGTCCGGGTCTCCGACGAGTTCATGCGTGCGGTCGAGGACGGCACCGAGTTCGGGCTGCGCGCCCGGCAGGACGGCGCGGTCATCGAGACCGTCGACGCCAAGGACCTCTTCCGCAAGGTCACCCAGGCCGCGTGGGAGTGCGCCGACCCCGGTATCCAGTACGACGACACGATCAACGACTGGCACACCAACCCCGAGACCGGGCGGATCAACGCGTCCAACCCGTGCTCGGAGTACATGAGCCTGGACAACAGCTCGTGCAACCTGGCGTCGTTGAACCTGATGAAGTTCCTCAAGGCCGACGGCACGTTCGACTCGAAGAACTTCGTCAAGGCCGTCGAGCTGGTCATCACCGCGATGGACATCTCGATCTGCTTCGCCGACTTCCCGACCGAGCCGATCGGCGAGACCACACGGGCCTACCGCCAGCTGGGCATCGGCTACGCCAACCTCGGCGCGCTGCTCATGGCGACCGGCCACGCGTACGACTCGCGCGGCGGCCAGACCCTCGCCGCGGCGATCACCTCGCTGATGACCGGCACGGCCTACCGCCGCTCGGCCGAGCTGGCCGGCATCGTGGGTGCCTACGACGGCTACGCCCGCAACGCCGACGCGCACGCCCGGGTCATGCGCAAGCACGCCGCGGCCAACGACGCGATCCGCCCGGTCGGTGCCGACGACGCCGACGTGCTCAAGGCGGCCACCGCCGAGTGGCAGGAGTGCCTGGCGATCGGTGCCGACAACGGCTGGCGCAACGCCCAGGCCTCGGTCCTCGCCCCCACCGGGACCATCGGCTTCATGATGGACTGCGACACGACCGGCATCGAGCCGGACTTCTCGCTGGTCAAGTTCAAGAAGCTGGTCGGCGGCGGCTCCATGCAGATCGTCAACCAGACGGTGCCGCGGGCGCTGAAGAGCCTCGGCTACCAGGGCGAGCAGATCGAGGCGATCGTCGAGTTCATCGCCGAGCACGGCCACGTCGTCAACGCCCCGAGCCTGCGCCCGGAGCACTACGAGGTGTTCGACTGCGCGATGGGTGAGCGGGCCATCTCGCCGATGGGCCACGTGCGGATGATGGCGGCCGTCCAGCCGTTCATCTCCGGCGCCATCAGCAAGACGGTCAACATGCCGGAGTCGGCCACCGTCGAGGACGTCGAGAACATCTACTTCCAGGGCTGGAAGCTCGGCCTCAAGGCGCTGGCGATCTACCGCGACAACTGCAAGGTCGGCCAGCCGCTGTCCGACGCGAAGGCCAAGAAGGCCAGCTCTGAGGGTGGAGCCGAGGTCAAGGCGGAGGCTCCGGCCGCGCTGTCGCACCCGGTGCGCAAGCGGCTGCCGAAGAAGCGGACGAGCGTCACGACGTCGTTCAGCGTCGCCGGCGCCGAGGGCTACATGACCGCCGGCATGTACGAGGACGGCAGCCTCGGCGAGGTGTTCCTGAAGCTCGGCAAGCAGGGCTCGACCCTGGCCGGTGTCATGGACGCCTTCTCGATCGCGCTGTCCATCGCGCTGCAGCACGGTGTGCCGCTGGAGACCTACATCCAGAAGTTCACCAACATGCGGTTCGAGCCGGCCGGCATGACCGACGACCCGGACATCCGGATCGCCCAGTCGGTGATGGACTACATCTTCCGGCGCCTGGCGCTCGACCACCTGCCGGTGGACACCCGCGCGACCCTCGGCATCTTCAGCGCCGAGGAGCGGGCCGCCCAGGTGGCGGGCACCTACGGCGGCTCCGCGTCGACCGCCGACGTGGTCGAGGAGGAGGTCGACCTCGAGGCGCTGCGCGGCTCGGCGCCGACCGACGAGCGCAAGCCCGAGGCCGGGTCGTCGAAGGCGGCCGAGAAGCCGATCAAGGAGGCCCACTCCTCGGCCGAGCTGCTCGAGCTGGTCACCGGCACCGCCACCGACGCGCCGCTGTGCATGACCTGCGGCACGAAGATGCGCCCCGCCGGCAGCTGCTACGTCTGCGAGGGCTGCGGCTCGACCAGCGGTTGCAGCTGA
- a CDS encoding LysM peptidoglycan-binding domain-containing protein, whose amino-acid sequence MGSVQQAVLEFDESVQAPWRPALRLVPTDGPAERRPPTRPGAYRDRVARSGPARAADTAPRPARAAAPRVPARPAPRPPVRGGCAPMRRPVTGRLRPTRRARRLAVVLALALGVALGSWVGPLLAGGDGGDLRLTGVSTVTVEPGDTLWSVASSVAGDRDVREVVDEIQRLNHLAGADLQVGQTLQLP is encoded by the coding sequence GTGGGAAGCGTGCAGCAGGCGGTCCTGGAGTTCGACGAGTCGGTGCAGGCGCCGTGGCGGCCCGCGCTGCGGCTCGTCCCGACCGACGGTCCCGCGGAGCGGCGCCCGCCCACCCGGCCGGGGGCCTACCGCGACCGCGTCGCCCGCTCGGGTCCGGCGCGGGCGGCCGACACGGCACCCCGCCCGGCCCGTGCGGCGGCGCCCCGTGTCCCCGCGCGCCCGGCGCCGCGACCCCCGGTCCGGGGTGGCTGCGCCCCGATGCGGCGGCCGGTCACCGGCCGGCTCCGGCCGACCCGCCGGGCCCGCAGGCTGGCGGTGGTCCTCGCGCTGGCGCTGGGTGTGGCGCTCGGCTCCTGGGTCGGCCCGCTCCTGGCCGGCGGCGACGGCGGCGATCTGCGGCTGACGGGGGTGAGCACCGTGACCGTCGAGCCGGGTGACACGCTGTGGTCGGTCGCCTCGTCGGTCGCGGGTGACCGCGACGTGCGCGAGGTCGTCGACGAGATCCAGCGGCTCAACCACCTCGCCGGTGCCGACCTGCAGGTCGGCCAGACCCTGCAGCTGCCGTGA
- a CDS encoding phosphatase PAP2 family protein: protein MTSGAVRKPEDAAVAVSSGRPDAGSPVSVGRPPWWLLGVAAVVAAVVTVDLLSRGWLEWMDLRVSEVVSAWDLQDSGWYWPVWGVTQLGGRGFILIVLAGLVGYVCWTRRTLLPLLRVLLALALLTAVIYGFKYGTGRTAPGYPGSFFHRDGESFPSGHVANAVLMWGVARWQAVEFGLPLPVQRTLKWLSVLGPVATALAMVSLDFHWVTDAVVGGAVGILLLGVVHALDALVLSRWVRARAGRRSP from the coding sequence GTGACGAGCGGCGCGGTGCGGAAGCCCGAGGACGCGGCCGTCGCCGTCTCCTCGGGCCGGCCGGACGCCGGGTCCCCGGTCTCCGTGGGGCGCCCGCCCTGGTGGTTGCTGGGCGTGGCGGCGGTGGTCGCCGCCGTCGTCACCGTCGACCTGCTCAGCCGGGGCTGGCTGGAGTGGATGGACCTGCGGGTCTCCGAGGTGGTCAGCGCCTGGGACCTCCAGGACTCGGGCTGGTACTGGCCGGTCTGGGGGGTCACCCAGCTCGGCGGCCGAGGATTCATCCTCATCGTGCTGGCCGGCCTGGTCGGCTACGTCTGCTGGACCCGGCGCACGCTGCTCCCGCTGCTGCGCGTGCTGCTCGCATTGGCGCTGCTGACCGCGGTCATCTACGGCTTCAAGTACGGCACGGGGCGCACCGCGCCGGGGTATCCGGGCTCGTTCTTCCACCGGGACGGCGAGTCGTTCCCGTCGGGGCACGTGGCCAACGCGGTCCTGATGTGGGGTGTCGCGCGCTGGCAGGCCGTGGAGTTCGGGCTACCCCTGCCGGTCCAGCGGACGCTGAAGTGGCTGTCGGTGCTGGGGCCGGTCGCGACCGCGCTGGCCATGGTGTCCCTGGATTTCCACTGGGTCACCGACGCGGTCGTGGGCGGGGCGGTGGGGATCCTGCTGTTGGGCGTGGTGCATGCACTCGACGCGCTCGTTCTGTCACGCTGGGTACGTGCCCGAGCAGGCCGGCGGTCGCCCTAG